The Acidimicrobiales bacterium nucleotide sequence CGGTGGCGGCCATTGCCATTGCCCTTGGTCGAACCTGCAAGTCAGTCTCCATGTGTGTTCGTCGACGAAGCTCGGACCGCCTCGCGGGGAAGACGGCGCGGGGCACTGTGGCGGGCGCCTGCTAGCCACCTGCTAGCGGCGCGTTAGCCACGGTCGTTTCGGGGTGAGGCGATCCGGTCGCGGAAGGCCCTCCGACGGGCGGCTCGCCACACCCGATACAGGGTCGACCGGCGGGTCGCCTAGCATGACGATTCGATGTCGACGTCGTCGATGGGGAGGGACGTTTGGCGTTGAGGGAGGGCAGGTCGGTGGTGAAGAGCCTCTTCGCCGGTCGTCGCACCGCGGCGGTCGGGGCAGCGCTCGTCGTGTCGGTTGCGGCGGTAGGAGCTGTCGCGCCCGGCACGAGCAACGCCGGCCCGCGGCAGGAGGAGCCGTCCGAGGAGGCGAGCGGCACCGACGACGCGGTCGTGTCGATCGACGTCGACGTGGCCGACGGTGACGCGGTGGCGCTCACCGGGGCTCTCGACGAGATGCAGGCCAACGTCGGCGTCCAGCTCCGCCAGCTCGACGCGGCGGAGACCCTCGTGCGCGACAAGCTCGCCAAGCTGGCCGAGGCCGACGGCGCCATCACCGTCACCCAGGGCAAGATCGACGAGCTGACCACGGCGAGCGACTCGGTGGTCGTGACCCGCTTCGTGAACCCGCCGTCCGAGTCGGCGATCGAGGCCCTGACCGCCGACTCCGTCGCCGATGTCACGATCAAGCAGGCGCTGCTGGACATGCGCGCCGAAGAGGACGCCGCCAAGCTCTCGGAGCTGACCGCCGCACGGACCGACCTGGAGACCCAGCGCGAGGCACAGGAGGAGGTGGCCGCCGAGGCCGACTCGGCTCGCCAGGAGGCCGAGGCGGCACTGGCCGACCTCCAGGCTGCGGTCGGCCAGGAGGCGCAGTTCATCACCGACATCCAGGACTGGCTCGACGACCCCGAGGGCGCTCTGCGGATCTCGGCACGCGGCCCCGAAGCCGCCGCGCAGCTGGCGTCGGTCAAGGCCGAGCTGCTGACCAAGCTCGACGAGATCAAGCAAGCCGAGGCCGAGCGCCGGGCGGCCGCGGCTCTGGCCGAGGCGCAGCGCCAGGCCGCCGCGGCTCAAGCGGCCGACGCCCAGGCCGAGGCGCAGCGCCAGGCGGGGATCGGCGCCTTCGTCTGCCCTGTGCAGGGCTCGATGTCGTTCAGCGACACGTGGGGCGCGGCCCGCTCCGGTGGCCGCAGCCACAAGGGCACCGACATGATGGCCGCGGTCGGGACGCCGGTGGTCGCTCCCGCCAACGGCCGGGTCGTGCACGACTCGAACAGCCTCGGGGGCCTGACCTTCAACCTCTACGCCGACGACGGCCACATGTACTACGGCGCACACATGTCGGCCTACGAGAACCAGGGCGCCGGCTGGGTCGCGGCGGGCACCCTGATCGGCCGGGTCGGCCACAGCGGCAACGCGTCCGCCTCCGGTCCCCACCTGCACTTCGAGTACCACCCCGACGGGGGCTCGGCGGTCAACCCCTACAGCCGCCTCACCGCGGTCTGCCCCCGTTAGCCGTCAATGCCGTTCAGTTAGCGCTTTCACAGCCTCGGTCGGGTCCCCGGTGATAACAGGGGATCACGTGGTCGACCCTCCTGTTACCCTCGCCCAGATGCCACCGAAGGTGCCGGCATTCCAGAATGCTTTCGGGCTTGATGCCATTCGAGAGCTTCGCCCCCTCCACGGCGGGTATCAAGGCAAGGCGTGGACAGCCGAGTTGGATGGGGATCGAATTGTTCTCAAACTAGTAAGCGCCAACTTTTTCTCCAAGCAAGGAGTCACAACGAAGCAACAGATGCTTGCCAGACTGGCAGTATCGGACCCACAGGTCTGTGGCCCGATCGCCATTGCCGGTGAGCTCGTGACCGAGGCAACCGACGACGACTTGGGTCCGTCCTTCCTTCGGGCCTTCGAATTCGCTCCGGGCCGGACGCCGGATGTGCGTCGTCCGAACGATGGCGAAATCCTTGGCAGAACCCTCGCGCGCCTTCACCTTTCGATGAGCTCACTGCCCCCGTACGACCTCGGCCCGATGCGTGCCTTCACCCCCCACTCGGTGGACGTGTTCCGAAGTTCAGGTATTGAAATACCACCGGCGATCCTCACACCAGCTTCGAGCCGGCGGCACCTCCTTCACGGTGATTTCGGCATGCACAATGTGAAATTCAACGGTGAGGGTGACGTCAAGATCTTCGATTTCGACGACTGCGGATACGGCACAGTCGAAGAGGATGTCGGGAACTCTCTCTACATGGCGATGTTTCGATGTTTCGTCGATGGCGACGGACCTCGAACCTACGAGCCGTTCCGAGCGCGATTCCTGAACAGCTATACGGGTTTCCTCGCCGAACCGATCTCGATCGAAGCTGTCAGCCGCTACCTGCACTTGCGAGTTTTCACGTTGTTGCTTTGGCTAGCGCGCCCAGATCTGGCACCACCTGGAGTTGCGGACTCCAGCGCGAGCTGGAAAGAGACTTTGGCTGAGTTCGCGAACCAATACGTGGCGTCTGAGGTATGACGCAAGCGATCTACACCCC carries:
- a CDS encoding peptidoglycan DD-metalloendopeptidase family protein, which translates into the protein MVKSLFAGRRTAAVGAALVVSVAAVGAVAPGTSNAGPRQEEPSEEASGTDDAVVSIDVDVADGDAVALTGALDEMQANVGVQLRQLDAAETLVRDKLAKLAEADGAITVTQGKIDELTTASDSVVVTRFVNPPSESAIEALTADSVADVTIKQALLDMRAEEDAAKLSELTAARTDLETQREAQEEVAAEADSARQEAEAALADLQAAVGQEAQFITDIQDWLDDPEGALRISARGPEAAAQLASVKAELLTKLDEIKQAEAERRAAAALAEAQRQAAAAQAADAQAEAQRQAGIGAFVCPVQGSMSFSDTWGAARSGGRSHKGTDMMAAVGTPVVAPANGRVVHDSNSLGGLTFNLYADDGHMYYGAHMSAYENQGAGWVAAGTLIGRVGHSGNASASGPHLHFEYHPDGGSAVNPYSRLTAVCPR
- a CDS encoding phosphotransferase; protein product: MPPKVPAFQNAFGLDAIRELRPLHGGYQGKAWTAELDGDRIVLKLVSANFFSKQGVTTKQQMLARLAVSDPQVCGPIAIAGELVTEATDDDLGPSFLRAFEFAPGRTPDVRRPNDGEILGRTLARLHLSMSSLPPYDLGPMRAFTPHSVDVFRSSGIEIPPAILTPASSRRHLLHGDFGMHNVKFNGEGDVKIFDFDDCGYGTVEEDVGNSLYMAMFRCFVDGDGPRTYEPFRARFLNSYTGFLAEPISIEAVSRYLHLRVFTLLLWLARPDLAPPGVADSSASWKETLAEFANQYVASEV